In one Pseudomonas fitomaticsae genomic region, the following are encoded:
- the metK gene encoding methionine adenosyltransferase has translation MSEYSLFTSESVSEGHPDKIADQISDAVLDAIIAQDKHARVAVETLVKTGVAIVAGEVTTSAWVDLEQIVRDVICDIGYTSSDVGFDGATCGVMNIIGKQSPDINQGVDRAKPEDQGAGDQGLMFGYASNETDVLMPAPITFSHQLVQRQAEARKSGLLPWLRPDAKSQVTCRYEGGKVVGIDAVVLSTQHNPEVSYNDLREGVMELIVKHVLPAELLSKDTQFHINPTGQFIIGGPVGDCGLTGRKIIVDSYGGMARHGGGAFSGKDPSKVDRSAAYAGRYVAKNIVAAGLAERCEIQVSYAIGVAQPTSISLNTFGTGKISDDKIIKLVREVFDLRPYAITTMLDLLHPMYQETAAYGHFGRAPQTKTVGEDTFSTFTWEKTDRADALRSAAGL, from the coding sequence ATGAGCGAATACTCCCTCTTCACCTCCGAGTCCGTGTCTGAAGGACATCCGGACAAAATCGCCGACCAGATTTCCGATGCAGTGCTGGACGCCATCATCGCCCAGGACAAGCACGCACGCGTTGCGGTGGAAACCCTGGTCAAGACTGGCGTGGCCATCGTTGCCGGTGAAGTGACCACCAGCGCCTGGGTCGACCTGGAGCAGATCGTTCGTGACGTGATTTGCGACATCGGCTACACCAGCTCCGACGTTGGCTTCGACGGCGCGACCTGCGGCGTGATGAACATCATCGGCAAGCAGTCCCCTGACATCAACCAGGGTGTTGACCGTGCCAAGCCTGAAGATCAGGGCGCCGGCGACCAGGGCCTGATGTTCGGCTACGCCAGCAACGAAACCGACGTGCTGATGCCAGCACCGATCACCTTCTCGCACCAGCTGGTACAGCGTCAGGCCGAAGCCCGTAAATCGGGTCTGCTGCCTTGGCTGCGTCCGGACGCCAAGTCGCAAGTGACCTGCCGTTACGAAGGCGGCAAGGTTGTCGGTATCGACGCCGTGGTTCTGTCGACCCAGCACAACCCTGAAGTGTCGTACAACGACCTGCGCGAAGGCGTGATGGAGCTGATCGTCAAGCACGTGCTGCCTGCCGAACTGCTGAGCAAGGACACCCAGTTCCACATCAACCCGACCGGCCAGTTCATCATTGGCGGCCCGGTAGGTGACTGCGGTCTGACCGGTCGCAAGATCATCGTCGACAGCTACGGCGGCATGGCCCGTCACGGCGGCGGCGCGTTCTCCGGTAAAGATCCATCGAAGGTTGACCGTTCGGCTGCCTACGCTGGCCGTTACGTTGCCAAGAACATCGTGGCTGCCGGCCTGGCCGAGCGTTGCGAGATTCAGGTTTCCTACGCGATCGGTGTGGCCCAGCCGACTTCGATCTCGCTGAACACCTTCGGCACCGGCAAGATCAGCGATGACAAGATCATCAAACTGGTCCGCGAAGTGTTCGACCTGCGTCCATACGCGATCACCACCATGCTGGATCTGCTGCACCCGATGTACCAGGAAACCGCAGCCTACGGCCACTTCGGCCGTGCTCCGCAGACCAAGACTGTTGGCGAAGACACCTTCTCCACGTTCACCTGGGAAAAAACCGACCGCGCCGACGCTCTGCGTTCTGCTGCCGGCCTGTAA
- a CDS encoding MAPEG family protein, producing the protein MTVALWCVFIAIFLPYLCTGVAKAVGGYRLSDNHDPRDFLESLNGVARRAHAAQLNSFEVTPAFAAAVIVAHLVGTAELVTVNVLAVLFITSRLLYIICYLADWAILRSLVWFVGMGLIASFFFVSV; encoded by the coding sequence ATGACGGTGGCTCTGTGGTGCGTTTTCATTGCGATTTTTCTGCCCTACCTGTGCACAGGCGTGGCCAAGGCTGTCGGTGGTTATCGGCTGAGCGACAACCACGATCCCCGGGACTTTCTCGAAAGCCTGAACGGCGTGGCGCGGCGTGCCCATGCGGCGCAACTCAACAGCTTTGAAGTGACGCCGGCGTTTGCGGCAGCGGTGATCGTTGCGCACCTGGTCGGCACGGCAGAGCTGGTGACGGTCAACGTGCTGGCGGTGCTGTTCATCACCAGTCGCCTGCTCTACATCATTTGCTATCTGGCGGACTGGGCGATTCTGCGGTCGCTGGTGTGGTTTGTCGGGATGGGGCTGATTGCTTCGTTCTTCTTTGTGTCTGTCTGA
- a CDS encoding MFS transporter: MPLALLALAVAAFGIGTTEFVIMGLLPDVARDLAVSIPHAGLLITGYALGVVFGAPILAIGTANMPRKATLLGMTLMFILGNVLCALAPNYATLMAARVVTALCHGAFFGIGSVVAAGLVAPNKRAQAIAMMFTGLTLANVLGVPLGTALGQYAGWRSTFWAVSVIGVIAALAQWLWLPKHIPMDKANLASEFKVLGKVNVLLALGMSVLASTSLFSVFTYIAPILQDITGVSPHGVTVMLLLFGVGLTGGSMLGGRLADSRLLPSLVGVALAVVVILAAFSQTSRSVVPAAITLVLWGIFAFALCPILQLLIIDQAHEAPNLGSTLNQSAFNLGNAAGAWIGGLVVASGADLADLPWTGALVGVLTVLTALFFIYLQRRGVAAVNVSG; the protein is encoded by the coding sequence ATGCCACTCGCCTTGCTTGCACTCGCTGTTGCCGCTTTCGGCATCGGCACCACTGAATTCGTCATCATGGGCCTGTTGCCCGATGTCGCCCGCGACCTCGCGGTGAGCATTCCCCACGCGGGTCTGTTGATCACCGGCTACGCCCTGGGCGTAGTGTTCGGTGCGCCGATCCTCGCGATCGGTACCGCCAACATGCCGCGCAAGGCCACGCTGCTGGGCATGACGCTGATGTTCATACTCGGCAACGTGCTGTGCGCACTGGCGCCGAACTACGCAACGCTGATGGCGGCGCGGGTGGTCACCGCGCTGTGCCACGGTGCGTTCTTCGGCATCGGTTCGGTGGTGGCCGCCGGGCTGGTCGCGCCGAACAAGCGGGCGCAGGCGATTGCGATGATGTTCACCGGTCTGACCCTGGCCAACGTCCTCGGCGTACCGCTGGGCACGGCGCTCGGCCAGTACGCCGGCTGGCGTTCGACCTTCTGGGCGGTTTCGGTGATCGGTGTGATCGCCGCCCTAGCCCAATGGCTGTGGTTGCCGAAACACATCCCGATGGACAAGGCCAACCTCGCCAGCGAATTCAAGGTGCTGGGCAAGGTCAACGTGTTGCTGGCGCTGGGCATGAGCGTGCTGGCGTCCACCAGCCTGTTCAGCGTGTTCACCTACATCGCGCCGATTCTGCAGGACATCACCGGCGTCAGCCCTCACGGCGTGACCGTGATGCTGTTGTTGTTCGGCGTCGGCCTGACCGGCGGCAGCATGCTCGGCGGACGCTTGGCCGACAGCCGCCTGCTGCCGTCGCTGGTGGGTGTCGCGCTGGCGGTGGTGGTGATTCTGGCGGCGTTCAGCCAGACCAGTCGCTCGGTGGTTCCGGCGGCGATCACGCTGGTGCTGTGGGGGATTTTTGCCTTCGCCCTGTGCCCGATCCTGCAACTGCTGATCATCGATCAGGCGCATGAAGCACCGAACCTCGGCTCGACCCTGAACCAGAGCGCGTTCAACCTCGGCAATGCCGCTGGCGCGTGGATCGGCGGACTAGTGGTGGCCAGTGGCGCGGATCTGGCGGACCTGCCGTGGACCGGCGCGCTGGTGGGCGTGCTGACCGTGCTGACGGCGCTGTTTTTCATTTACCTGCAACGTCGGGGTGTCGCTGCGGTCAATGTGTCCGGCTGA
- a CDS encoding cation:proton antiporter, with amino-acid sequence MLELVAAFICLTTLLTFVNFRFIGLPPTIGVMVTALMFSLLLQGLSLLGYPGLEERVQQLIGQIDFGDLLMNWMLSFLLFAGALHVNLNDLRSYRWPIGLLATFGVLIATAVIGSLAYYIFALFGWHVSFLYCLLFGALISPTDPIAVLGVLRTANASKPLKTTIVGESLFNDGTAVVVFTVLLGIAQLGETPTVGATAMLFAHEAIGGVLFGGLIGYLVYLMIKSIEQHQIEVMLTLALVIGGSAMATELHVSAPIAMVVAGLIIGNLGRNLAMNDMTRKYLDGFWELLDDMLNALLFALIGMELLLLPFNWLHVAAASLLALAILLSRLLTVAPAIVLLRRWRTVPRGTIRILTWGGLRGGVSVALALALPLGPERDLLLSITYIVVLSSILLQGLTIGKLVKHATRGEPASAAEPAHH; translated from the coding sequence ATGCTTGAACTTGTCGCCGCTTTCATCTGCCTCACCACCCTCCTCACCTTCGTCAATTTCCGCTTCATCGGCCTGCCCCCGACCATCGGCGTGATGGTTACCGCACTGATGTTTTCCCTGTTGCTGCAAGGCCTGAGCCTGCTCGGTTATCCCGGTCTCGAAGAGCGCGTACAGCAACTGATCGGCCAGATCGACTTCGGCGATCTGCTGATGAACTGGATGCTCTCGTTCCTGCTGTTCGCCGGCGCCTTGCACGTGAACCTGAACGACCTGCGCAGCTACCGCTGGCCGATCGGCCTGCTGGCGACCTTCGGCGTACTGATCGCCACCGCCGTGATCGGCAGCCTCGCCTACTACATTTTTGCCCTGTTCGGCTGGCACGTGAGCTTCCTTTACTGCCTGTTGTTCGGCGCGCTGATTTCCCCGACCGACCCGATCGCGGTACTCGGCGTGCTGCGTACGGCCAACGCCTCGAAGCCGTTGAAAACCACCATCGTCGGCGAATCGCTGTTCAACGACGGCACCGCCGTCGTGGTGTTCACCGTGCTGCTGGGCATCGCGCAACTGGGCGAAACCCCGACCGTCGGCGCCACAGCCATGCTGTTTGCCCATGAAGCCATCGGCGGCGTGCTGTTCGGCGGGCTGATCGGTTATCTGGTGTACCTGATGATCAAGAGCATCGAGCAGCACCAGATCGAAGTCATGCTGACCCTGGCGCTGGTGATCGGCGGTTCGGCAATGGCCACCGAGCTGCACGTCTCGGCGCCGATCGCGATGGTGGTCGCCGGTCTGATCATCGGTAACCTCGGTCGCAACCTGGCGATGAACGACATGACCCGCAAATACCTCGACGGTTTCTGGGAATTGCTCGACGACATGCTCAACGCCCTGCTGTTCGCGCTGATCGGGATGGAGCTGTTGCTACTGCCGTTCAACTGGCTGCACGTGGCTGCGGCAAGCCTGCTGGCACTTGCGATTCTGCTGTCGCGCCTGCTCACCGTGGCCCCGGCCATTGTCCTGTTGCGACGCTGGCGCACGGTGCCGCGCGGCACGATCCGGATCCTGACCTGGGGTGGTTTGCGCGGCGGTGTTTCGGTGGCATTGGCCCTGGCCCTGCCGCTGGGCCCGGAGCGCGATCTGCTGCTGAGCATCACTTACATCGTGGTGCTGTCGTCGATCCTGTTGCAGGGCCTGACCATCGGCAAACTGGTCAAGCATGCAACGCGTGGCGAGCCGGCGAGCGCTGCCGAGCCAGCGCACCACTGA
- a CDS encoding ArsR/SmtB family transcription factor, translating to MNLRVPSIRHDDCDELAALCKAGGDPLRLNVLRALANDSFGVLELAQIFDIGQSGMSHHLKVLAQADLVATRREGNAVFYRRALPHTELLGGKLHAALLEEVDNLALPADVETRIAQVHGQRAANSQDFFARVAEKFRAQQDLIAGLPQYRESVLALLDKLNFNGAATAIEVGPGDGAFLPELARRFGTVTALDNSAAMLELARQVCEREQLANVSLQLADALNGVSLQADCVVLNMVLHHFAAPAEALKHMASLLQPGGSLLVTELCSHNQSWAREACGDLWLGFEQDDLARWATAAGLVPGESLYVGLRNGFQIQVRHFQRPAGDTHHR from the coding sequence ATGAACTTACGCGTGCCTTCCATTCGCCATGACGATTGCGACGAGCTGGCGGCCCTGTGCAAGGCCGGCGGCGATCCGCTGCGGCTGAATGTATTGCGCGCCCTGGCCAACGACTCGTTCGGCGTACTGGAACTGGCGCAGATTTTCGATATCGGCCAGTCCGGCATGAGCCATCACCTTAAAGTGCTGGCGCAGGCGGATCTGGTGGCGACTCGCCGCGAAGGCAATGCGGTGTTCTATCGCCGCGCCCTGCCCCACACCGAGTTGCTGGGCGGCAAGTTGCACGCGGCGTTGTTAGAAGAAGTCGACAATCTGGCGCTGCCGGCCGACGTGGAAACCCGGATCGCACAGGTTCACGGGCAACGCGCGGCCAACAGCCAGGACTTTTTCGCCCGGGTCGCGGAGAAATTCCGCGCCCAGCAGGATTTGATTGCCGGTCTGCCGCAGTACCGTGAAAGCGTGCTGGCCCTGCTCGACAAACTGAATTTCAATGGCGCTGCCACGGCCATTGAAGTCGGCCCCGGCGATGGAGCTTTCCTGCCGGAACTGGCGCGCCGCTTCGGCACCGTAACCGCACTGGACAACAGCGCGGCGATGCTCGAACTGGCCCGTCAGGTATGTGAACGTGAACAGCTGGCTAACGTCAGCCTGCAATTGGCCGATGCATTGAATGGCGTGAGCCTTCAGGCCGATTGCGTGGTGTTGAACATGGTGTTGCACCATTTCGCCGCGCCGGCCGAAGCGCTCAAGCACATGGCCAGCCTGCTGCAACCGGGCGGTAGCCTGCTCGTGACAGAGTTATGTAGCCACAACCAGAGTTGGGCCAGGGAGGCCTGCGGTGATCTGTGGTTGGGGTTTGAACAGGACGATCTGGCCCGTTGGGCCACCGCTGCGGGACTCGTTCCCGGGGAAAGCCTCTATGTAGGCTTACGTAATGGTTTCCAGATCCAGGTCCGCCATTTTCAGCGACCGGCTGGCGACACTCACCATCGGTAA
- a CDS encoding DUF1090 domain-containing protein, protein MKFLAPLALLSFCAVLAAPVMADEDAPGLTGCAAKKQGIINQIEQAKSRGNADQQAGLETALREVTEHCTDAGLKKERENKVLDAKHEVSKRQADLDKAMKKGDPEKIDKRKNKLAESRKELQDALDELDK, encoded by the coding sequence ATGAAATTTCTCGCACCGCTCGCCCTGCTGTCTTTCTGCGCAGTCCTCGCCGCCCCCGTGATGGCCGACGAAGACGCGCCGGGCCTGACCGGTTGTGCCGCCAAGAAGCAGGGCATCATCAATCAGATCGAACAAGCCAAGTCCCGCGGCAACGCCGACCAGCAGGCCGGCCTCGAAACCGCCCTGCGCGAAGTTACCGAACACTGCACCGATGCCGGCCTGAAGAAAGAACGCGAAAACAAGGTGCTCGACGCCAAGCACGAAGTGAGCAAGCGTCAGGCCGATCTGGACAAGGCCATGAAGAAAGGCGATCCGGAGAAGATCGACAAGCGCAAGAACAAGCTCGCCGAATCGCGCAAGGAATTGCAGGACGCGCTGGACGAACTCGACAAGTAA
- a CDS encoding EamA family transporter has translation MLATALVLVAALLHAAWNTLIKFSAERLLVVACMDTVALLFVTLAFPFISLPPAEIWPWILASAAFELLYRYLLIQAYRVGDLGLVYPLMRGLSPLVVLALTLIFAGEVLTIQQIFGIMLIPLGMACLLWQGGGGKHLPWSMLPVVALIGLCIGCYTYIDGQALRRWSHPLDYLVWVTLLSAWPFPLLAWVAKRPAFMLFWREQWKLGLAVGFCVLFSYALVLWAMQLGSIAEAAALREISVILVVLFGMRYLKEPFGRPRLLACGLVLIGMLVMKF, from the coding sequence GTGCTGGCGACAGCTCTGGTGTTGGTGGCGGCGCTGTTGCACGCAGCGTGGAATACGTTGATCAAGTTCAGCGCCGAGCGGCTGCTGGTGGTGGCCTGCATGGACACCGTGGCGCTGTTGTTCGTCACGCTGGCATTCCCTTTCATCAGTCTGCCGCCGGCGGAAATCTGGCCGTGGATTCTGGCGTCGGCGGCGTTCGAATTGTTGTATCGCTATCTGTTGATCCAGGCCTATCGGGTCGGCGATCTGGGGCTGGTCTATCCGTTGATGCGCGGACTGTCGCCGCTGGTGGTGCTGGCGCTGACCCTGATCTTCGCCGGCGAAGTGCTCACCATCCAGCAGATCTTCGGGATCATGCTGATCCCGCTGGGCATGGCTTGCCTGCTCTGGCAGGGTGGCGGCGGGAAGCACTTGCCGTGGTCGATGCTGCCGGTGGTGGCGCTGATCGGCTTGTGCATCGGTTGCTACACCTACATCGATGGCCAGGCCTTGCGGCGCTGGTCGCATCCGCTGGATTACCTGGTCTGGGTCACGCTGCTCAGTGCCTGGCCTTTCCCGTTGCTGGCGTGGGTGGCCAAGCGTCCGGCGTTCATGCTGTTCTGGCGCGAGCAATGGAAGCTGGGACTGGCGGTCGGGTTCTGCGTGTTGTTCAGCTACGCTCTGGTGCTGTGGGCGATGCAGTTGGGCTCGATTGCCGAAGCGGCGGCGTTGCGTGAAATCAGCGTGATTCTGGTGGTGCTGTTCGGCATGCGTTACCTGAAAGAACCTTTCGGCCGGCCGCGGCTCTTAGCCTGTGGGCTGGTGCTGATCGGCATGCTGGTGATGAAGTTCTGA
- a CDS encoding c-type cytochrome, producing the protein MTLKRISVVLLACLTLSACGGVDPNSPLGQRKAIFKQMLKTGEDLGGMLRGRIAFDGPKFAEGAVKLDALSHEPWKHFPQVREEDHTSAKDDVWQKQARFQEMARTLEAATGELVIASKVQPYKASNLGPAVQKVEDACSACHKEFRDH; encoded by the coding sequence ATGACTCTTAAAAGAATTTCTGTTGTATTGCTGGCCTGTCTGACCTTGTCCGCCTGCGGCGGTGTCGACCCGAATTCCCCGCTGGGTCAGCGCAAGGCGATCTTCAAGCAGATGCTCAAGACCGGCGAAGACCTGGGCGGCATGCTGCGCGGACGCATTGCCTTCGACGGGCCGAAGTTTGCGGAAGGCGCGGTCAAGCTCGATGCGTTGTCCCATGAGCCGTGGAAACATTTCCCGCAGGTGCGCGAAGAAGATCACACCAGCGCCAAGGACGATGTCTGGCAGAAACAGGCGCGCTTCCAGGAAATGGCCCGCACCCTTGAAGCGGCCACCGGTGAACTGGTGATCGCCAGCAAGGTTCAACCGTACAAGGCCAGCAACCTGGGGCCTGCCGTGCAGAAAGTCGAAGATGCCTGCAGTGCCTGCCATAAAGAGTTTCGCGACCATTGA
- the mltA gene encoding murein transglycosylase A, whose protein sequence is MNSRFKAWRHPLIATLPLLAILAGCTGGDSAKPKTHALATYSSATWEALPAVSDSDLVAGFGSWRSACTRLKADPVWGTTCAAAANVPQSAGDIRAFLKQNLDVFGLRAENDNPNGLITGYYEPVYPGSLTQTATANVPVYGVPEDMIIVSLDSIYPELKGKRLRGRLEGRVLKPYDDAATIESQGVKAPVVAWLTDPMNLQFLQIQGSGRIQTDDGRQLRIAYADQNGHPYRPIGRWLVEQGELKKEEVTMGAISNWAKANPSRIPELLASNPSYVFFTRNPDSNEGPRGSLNVPLTAGYSAAVDRKVIPLGSLLWLSTTRPDGTALVRPVAAQDTGGAIAGEVRADLFWGTGDAAGQLAGDMKQQGQIWMLWPKGAALPQVPQVADTVKDKP, encoded by the coding sequence ATGAACAGCCGTTTCAAGGCCTGGCGTCATCCGCTTATCGCTACCCTCCCGCTACTGGCAATCCTCGCCGGCTGCACCGGTGGCGACAGCGCCAAGCCGAAAACCCACGCCCTGGCCACGTATTCCAGTGCCACCTGGGAAGCCCTGCCGGCAGTGTCCGATAGCGACCTGGTGGCCGGTTTCGGTTCGTGGCGCAGCGCCTGCACCCGGCTCAAGGCTGACCCGGTCTGGGGCACGACCTGTGCAGCAGCCGCCAATGTGCCGCAAAGCGCCGGCGACATCCGCGCCTTCCTCAAGCAGAACCTCGACGTGTTCGGCCTGCGCGCCGAGAACGACAACCCCAACGGCCTGATCACCGGCTACTACGAACCGGTCTATCCCGGCAGCCTGACGCAAACCGCCACCGCCAACGTGCCGGTGTATGGCGTGCCCGAAGACATGATCATTGTCTCGCTGGACAGCATTTACCCGGAACTGAAAGGCAAGCGTCTGCGCGGACGCCTCGAAGGTCGTGTGCTCAAGCCTTACGACGACGCGGCGACCATCGAGAGCCAGGGCGTCAAGGCGCCGGTCGTGGCGTGGCTGACCGACCCGATGAACCTGCAATTCCTGCAGATTCAGGGTTCGGGTCGGATCCAGACCGATGACGGTCGCCAGCTGCGCATCGCCTACGCCGACCAGAACGGTCACCCGTACCGGCCGATCGGCCGCTGGCTGGTGGAACAGGGCGAGCTGAAAAAAGAAGAAGTGACCATGGGCGCGATCAGCAACTGGGCCAAGGCCAACCCGTCGCGCATTCCGGAACTGCTGGCGAGCAACCCGAGCTACGTGTTCTTCACCCGCAACCCGGACAGCAACGAAGGCCCGCGCGGCTCGTTGAATGTGCCGCTGACCGCCGGTTATAGCGCAGCAGTGGATCGCAAAGTGATTCCGCTGGGCAGTCTGTTGTGGCTGTCGACCACCCGCCCGGACGGCACGGCACTGGTACGCCCGGTGGCCGCGCAGGACACCGGCGGCGCGATTGCCGGCGAAGTTCGTGCGGATCTGTTCTGGGGCACCGGTGATGCCGCCGGGCAACTGGCCGGCGACATGAAGCAGCAAGGGCAGATCTGGATGCTCTGGCCAAAAGGCGCGGCGTTGCCGCAAGTGCCCCAAGTCGCCGACACGGTGAAGGACAAACCTTAA
- the ligB gene encoding NAD-dependent DNA ligase LigB, which produces MLATLRMFLFFLPAFHFNVFAADCPDWAADRASSEVAALQQQIDRWDDAYHREGRSVIADELYDQSRLRLNQWRRCFKLPSPPGPLRTASGPVAHPVAHTGLDKLHDAADIATWLRDRKDVWVQPKVDGVAVTLIYRDGRLHQAISRGDGAHGQDWTASAKKIGAIPQQLTQPQDLLVQGELYWRLNGHTQARAGSANARATVAGLLVRKDLDAEHAAGIGLFVWDWPQGPNELPERIAALTQFGFPTTEPYTQAVASLIDAQRWRDHWYRSPLPFATDGVVLRQSLRPPAERWQARPPYWAVAWKYPFAQALADVRKVHFKIGRTGRITPVLELSPVMLDDRQIKRVSVSSLRRWQELDIRPGDQVAISLAGLTIPRLDDVLLRSTERADLNVPLASDFHALSCWQPTPGCESQFLARLTWLSGKQGLALPHVGRGTWEKLLKTGRLNGLLDWLTLDEPELANIAGLGGRSSARLLHSFHSARQRPFLQWLKALGLPPTGQATLADSWQALAQRNTEQWQAEAGIGPGRAAQLSAFFRDPQVLALSETLQAAGVDGF; this is translated from the coding sequence ATGCTTGCCACACTGCGCATGTTTTTGTTTTTCCTGCCGGCTTTCCACTTCAACGTCTTTGCTGCCGACTGCCCAGACTGGGCCGCCGATCGAGCATCGAGCGAAGTCGCCGCCCTGCAACAACAGATCGATCGCTGGGACGACGCCTATCATCGCGAAGGCCGCTCGGTGATCGCCGATGAGCTCTACGATCAGTCACGCCTGCGCCTGAACCAATGGCGCCGGTGCTTCAAACTTCCCTCACCACCCGGGCCGTTGCGTACCGCATCAGGCCCGGTTGCGCACCCTGTCGCTCACACCGGCCTCGACAAACTTCATGACGCGGCGGACATCGCGACCTGGCTGCGCGACCGAAAGGACGTCTGGGTACAACCCAAGGTCGATGGCGTGGCGGTGACCCTGATCTATCGCGACGGTCGACTGCATCAGGCGATCAGTCGCGGGGATGGCGCTCACGGGCAGGACTGGACGGCTTCGGCAAAAAAGATCGGAGCCATTCCGCAACAGCTGACGCAACCGCAGGATCTGCTGGTGCAAGGCGAACTCTACTGGCGTTTGAACGGGCATACGCAGGCACGTGCCGGCAGCGCCAACGCCCGCGCCACCGTGGCCGGACTGCTGGTGCGCAAGGATCTCGACGCGGAACACGCCGCTGGCATCGGGCTGTTTGTCTGGGACTGGCCGCAAGGGCCAAACGAATTACCGGAGCGGATCGCCGCCCTGACGCAATTCGGCTTTCCCACTACGGAGCCCTACACCCAGGCCGTCGCCAGCCTGATCGATGCGCAACGCTGGCGCGATCACTGGTATCGCTCGCCATTGCCCTTCGCCACGGACGGCGTGGTTCTGCGCCAAAGCCTGCGACCGCCCGCCGAACGCTGGCAGGCTCGTCCGCCCTACTGGGCCGTCGCCTGGAAATACCCTTTCGCCCAGGCGCTGGCCGATGTGCGCAAGGTGCACTTCAAGATCGGCCGCACCGGGCGCATTACGCCGGTGCTTGAACTGTCTCCGGTGATGCTCGATGACCGGCAGATCAAACGGGTCAGCGTCAGTTCGCTCCGGCGCTGGCAGGAACTGGACATTCGCCCCGGCGATCAGGTGGCAATCAGCCTGGCCGGGCTGACGATCCCGCGTCTCGACGACGTGCTACTGCGCAGCACTGAACGCGCGGATCTGAACGTTCCGCTCGCCAGCGACTTTCACGCCCTGAGCTGCTGGCAACCGACTCCGGGCTGCGAAAGCCAGTTCCTCGCGCGCCTGACCTGGCTCAGCGGCAAGCAGGGACTGGCCCTGCCCCATGTCGGTCGCGGCACCTGGGAGAAACTTCTGAAAACAGGCCGCCTGAACGGCCTGCTGGATTGGTTGACCCTCGACGAGCCGGAGCTTGCTAACATTGCTGGTCTCGGCGGGCGCAGCAGTGCCCGCCTGCTGCACAGTTTTCACAGCGCCCGCCAACGGCCGTTCCTGCAGTGGCTCAAAGCCCTGGGGCTGCCGCCGACCGGTCAGGCAACACTCGCCGATTCATGGCAGGCGCTGGCACAACGCAATACCGAACAATGGCAGGCAGAAGCCGGAATCGGCCCGGGCCGCGCGGCGCAGTTAAGCGCCTTTTTTCGCGACCCGCAGGTACTGGCCCTGAGTGAAACCCTGCAAGCCGCCGGCGTCGACGGCTTCTGA
- a CDS encoding formate/nitrite transporter family protein has translation MTTPTDGKTPDLSAKEQHEVEKNQPPRAAVLHEIIRKQGDQELERSIAALWWSALAAGLTMGLSLMGMGLLNSRLPEGDEFKVIASFGYCAGFLAVILARQQLFTENTLTAVLPVMTKPTLANFGRLIRLWTVVLFGNLCGTILVAYVMLELPIFDSKTDEAFLEIGRKVMENHASQMFAKGIVSGWMIATMVWMIPSMESAKMWIIILITYFMALGDFTHIVVGSAEVSYLVFAGELPWSDFWAVFAGPTLAGNIIGGSFIFALISHAQIRSESGKPKESADQAEKPDPQQIRK, from the coding sequence ATGACCACACCAACAGACGGCAAGACCCCCGATCTCTCGGCCAAGGAACAGCACGAAGTCGAGAAAAACCAGCCGCCCCGCGCGGCGGTTCTGCATGAAATCATCCGCAAACAGGGCGACCAGGAACTGGAGCGCAGCATCGCCGCGCTGTGGTGGTCGGCGCTGGCGGCCGGGCTGACCATGGGCCTGTCGCTGATGGGCATGGGTCTGCTCAACTCGCGTCTGCCCGAGGGCGACGAATTCAAGGTGATCGCCAGCTTCGGTTACTGCGCAGGTTTTCTCGCGGTGATCCTCGCCCGCCAGCAACTGTTCACCGAAAACACCCTGACCGCCGTGCTGCCGGTGATGACCAAACCGACCCTGGCCAATTTCGGCCGGCTGATCCGGCTCTGGACGGTGGTGCTGTTCGGCAACCTGTGCGGGACGATCCTGGTGGCGTACGTGATGCTCGAACTGCCGATCTTCGACAGCAAGACCGACGAGGCCTTCCTCGAAATCGGCCGCAAGGTCATGGAGAACCACGCGAGTCAGATGTTCGCCAAGGGCATCGTCTCAGGCTGGATGATCGCCACCATGGTCTGGATGATCCCGTCCATGGAGAGCGCGAAGATGTGGATCATCATCCTCATTACCTACTTCATGGCGCTGGGCGATTTCACGCACATCGTGGTGGGGTCGGCGGAGGTGTCGTATCTGGTGTTTGCCGGCGAGTTGCCGTGGAGTGACTTCTGGGCGGTGTTTGCCGGACCGACCCTGGCGGGGAACATCATCGGCGGCAGTTTCATCTTCGCCCTGATCAGTCATGCGCAGATCCGCAGCGAAAGCGGCAAACCGAAGGAGTCTGCGGATCAGGCCGAAAAGCCCGATCCGCAGCAGATCAGGAAATGA